In the genome of Podospora pseudocomata strain CBS 415.72m chromosome 7, whole genome shotgun sequence, the window GTGACGCCATCTTGCTTTCTCCGCCAGCGGTCTCGTCCGAGATCTCGTTCGGTTTTGCGCCTGGAGTCAAGCGTCGGGTGGGTTTTGCGCCGAGTTGGAATTGGCGACGAACAATGTCCACCAGCCTCCTTTGCTCCAGGCGCTTCCGCTGTCGTTCGGCAAGAAATCTATATATCCGACTCTGCGCGCTCTGCTTATATCGTGGATGTCTGTTTAGGCGAAAATCGAGAAGGCGCCCTTGAAAGCGCTTGCGGAGGGCGTAGAAGGGAAAAAGCTGGCGCAAAAGTGAGGAGTTGTTGTCTGAAGGTGCCCTTGGCGGGACCTTCGACAGAAGATTGAAAAGGCGTTTGAAGCTGGGAGCCACGTTTGCTAATATGATTGTAAAGGATGTTTGTAGAGGAAGTCCGGCGTCACACTCGAGCGGACGTGACTGTAAGTAAAAACCCTGTCAAAGGCTGACGGTAGGATAGGGGACCAGGAAAACTTGGAGAGCTGAGGTCGTGGGGTGATGCGGGGAACTTTGCGACCAGCGAAAAGAAAAGGCGAGTAGAGCCCTTGGTGTCTATTGACTCGGGTTTAATTCTTGACAAAAGACCAGTCTCAACAAATGCCCAAACAATGCTGGGGTTTCCAAACAATGTCCAGACGTGGTAAAAGCTGGAGTGTTGCCCGACTTTGGAGCTCAATTGCTGCGAATTACGTCACTGAGCTAGGCGACCACTCAACTGTGAGCTACTTGGGGCACGAGCCACACACACAGCGCCCGCTGACGTGAACAATGAACGGGAACTCTCTCGCAGTCCTGAAAAATCACCAAATATTGTATTACACTGCTGTTAACGGGATATCACTGTGACTTCTACCTCCTCTTGAACGACTTCTTGCCAGCCGGCCCCTTcgtcttgggcttcttcaCCTTGGAAAGGTTCAGGACCGCCCCCTTTCCAGCTCTCTcttccttgcccttcttccaTGTCCTGCCTTCCTTCATTTCTTGCTTGGcatcgagcttcttcttatcCTTGTTGCTCAGCTTGCCTtggctcttcttcttgagctgtTCCCTTATGCCGTTGAGCTCTTCGCGGCCCGCAAGTTTGGCGGCTCTCTTGTCATCCTGGGTCTCGAACCATGTACGCTTGGGTCGCGAGGCGATCTCCTCTTCGTACTTGATCATGTTCTCACCCTTCTTGACCTGCATCTCCACTTGTTGAAgttgcttctcctccttctcttcctgcatgatctccttgatctcgccCTCCATCTCGTCAATCTGATCTTGCCACTTGTCGGCATCAGATGCCTCGATGATTCTGCTGGTAATCTTTGCGCCCTGAGCCTTACCGGCCCTGACAGCCGCCTTGACAACCTTGCGGTCGGGCTCGGCTGCCAGCGTGAGGGCAACGCCGCTACGGCCCGCACGGGCAGTACGACCGATACGATGGATGTAGATTTCCAAGTTTTGAGGGGCCTCGTAGTTGATGACAGTGTCAACACCCTTGATATCCAAACCACGAGAGGCCAAATCTGTAGCTAAAAGGAAATTGACCTTGCCGTCTCTGAATGCTTCAACACTAGCAATACGCTGCGATCTATCAGTATCATGATATTAgtcaagaccaagaagagaACATACCTGTGCTTGGTTCATGCTGCCGTGAAGCTCTGCGCAGCTCATGCCTAAAAGACCAAAGATGATGCGAGTCTCATGCGCAATCTTCTTTTGCCTGAAGAAAATAATGACGCGCTCTGTGTAAAGGGTCTTGCAAATGTGTACCAGGTATCCCATACGCTTCTTCTCACGGCCCGGCCGCAACCGCACAAACTCTTGTCTGAGGTTGCTGGCAGTCTTCTTTTGAGAATCAACCTGGATGCGGACAGGCTTGTTGAGACCGGCACGAATGAGCCTGTCAACGGACGATGTCATGGTGGCCGAGAAGAGCATCGTTTGCCTCGacttggggagggtggtgagaattTCGTTCAGTTCATCCGCGAACCCGTCTTCGAGCATTCTGTCGGCCTCATCAAGCACCAGAATCTCGACAGTCTCAACAGCAAAGCTGGCAGAGTTGCGCATATGATCAATGAAACGACCAGGGGTGGCGATGACCACATCAGGTCTCAGGCGCAGCTCCTGTTCTTGAACCTTCAAACTAAGACCACCAACAGCCAGACAGAACTTGATGTCTGTGTGCGATGCCAGCTTGACACCGACAGCGTGGCACTGAATGGCCAATTCACGCGTTGGCGCCAAAATGACGACTCTGGTTGTCGCAACCTTCTTTGACCGGTAGAGGAGACGCTCGAGAATGGGTACGAGGAAGGCACCCGTTTTACCGGAACCAGTCACGGCACCACCGACAACATCCTTGCCCATGAGCGCGATTGGTATTGTCTTGGACTGAATTGGCGTGGGTTTTGTGAATCCGACCGAGTTCAGACCCTTGAGAATAGGACGGGAAAGCGACATCTCAAGGAAGGAACTGTGGACGCCCTTTTCTTGCTTGACGTCGTCCTCATCGGCAAAGAACTCTTTCCTCTtagcagcctcctcggcatcttcttcatcgtcttcgGATTCGGAGTCTTTCTCGTCGTCGGGGTGATTGATGGGTGTCGCGACCGAGTCATTGTCCGAAGCagcatcgtcgtcgtcgtcggcctcgccatccttctcctcgtcctcatcctcagaaTCGGAACCGTCTTttggctcctcctcctcctcctcgacatcagACCCCACGCCCATACCAAAGCCATCCTCCGCCaacacctcatcatcatcgtcgtcaaggTCCACTTCCgcaatctcctcatcctcttcttccacttcctcctccttctcctcctccttcttctttccagccttggcctccttcttcgccctcctcctctcaatGATAGCATCCAAATCAACCATAACCTTATTCTCGCCCCCCTTGAGCATATTCTTCTTCGCATCGTCAAAACCCCACGCGCCGTCGAATTCTTCCCCAAAGTCGTTCACACCTTCGAGCGCAAACTCAAAGTCGGAATCCATAGCGCCATCATCCCAAACAGCCTCCTTgtcgtccttctcctcctcttcttcctcatcctccccctcctgtcgttgttgcttcttccccttcttgccctttttctccttcttcacagtcttggtcttcttttttggccgagcggcggcagcggcaacctcgacgtcctcctcctcgtttGGGATTTCCTCATTGTcggagatggtgaggatgaagtcgtcgtcgacggtttttctcttcttttgaACGGGCGCCATTTTGGTGGTGTGAAATTGGATTTTATTTGCCCGGTTTTGGCTTGGTCGGAACAGTGTTTGGAGATGCTGCGAAAGACTTGCTGCAAGGTCAATTGCTGGTGGGGCCGAGTTGTTCAAAAATTTGGGACAGGGAACTTTTTCTGCCGGGCGGTGGGGCGATAAGATGGTTGGGTGTGGGTGATAAGACCTATATCTGGAATTTGCTACCAATTGCTTTCCAAATTGCAAAGGGGGCaatgaaaaagaaagaaccTCTTTTTGAATGCACTGAGTTTTCTTATTCAGGAACCGCAAAATGTATGCGACAAGTTGTGAGCTCGTTTTGGAAAAGATTCCTCACCTCGAATTCAAAGATCAGTCTCCACTTAGCAACGCAAGGCTGGGCGTCCCCACAACAGCTCGCCCCACCTGGCGCGCATGCGCATCATTGTTCACTGACAGAGCGTCCAGCCTCTCTCACAACTCATTCCagagatcatcaccaacttAACTTTCGAGTATACCCACTACAAACAACGTCGCACAACCAAgcttttcccccttcccactgTCAAAATCAATCAACATCAACTCCCACCACTTTCTCAACTCTCCCCCCGTCTTTTAACCCACCTATTTTCCGCTCGACCACACCACTTCCCATTTGGCCAAGATGGCACCCGTAacctccgacctcccccaAGTCCAAGGtgacccccctttccctttcccttcccttcccccctcccgtcccatTTACtaacccccctttctcttccaGACTCCGTCTcaacaaccctaaccctcctcttccaaacCCTAACCAACATCTCCCTCTACGACTCCGCCGGCCGCCCCTCCGCCCCGGTCCTAGCATCCGACCTCACAGCCCTAGAcgactccctcctcaaagTCTCCCGCCTAGCcaacgccctccccccctccgccgtgCCCggcatcccccttcccctcatGGAATACGTCGAAAACGGGCGAAACCCCGACATCTACACCAGAGAATTCGTCGAGCTGGTCAGGAGGTTGAACCATCTCACCAGAGGCAAGATGCACGCCTTTCGAGATTTCAGGGATGTCCTCGCGAGAGAGATGGCGGCGGCTATGCctgaggtgaaggaggatgcgatgagggtggtggaggagacgggaGGGAAGGGGCCGGTTTTGTtgggagacgaggaggggaagacggaggggaggtgatgcgaagggatgagatgggaatGGCTCAAGGAGTAGCGGTTGTcgagtggtggggggggagatgcTCAGAATATTGGGTGATATTTTTTGGCGTTTGGGAAACAGGGCAAAGATACCAGCGCATATGCAGGCGCAACTTTTGAGACTGGGATGATTTGGTTTTCGGCGCATTTGGCAGATTTGATATGTTTAGGGACAGTCACTCGCATAAGAGGGCAGAGACAAACAATCAAGAACAATTATTCAACTTTGTACATCATATATCAAGTATAATCCTGGccgcctcttccctctccatctAGCCCCTTTTGatcccctcccaaaaccaGGATATCACCCGCTTGCTTGCTCAATCTAAACACCAGCAAAGACAAGACCCTCCTACATCTAATGCTGATACAAACACCGAACCCGCCAACTCAGCAGAATGCCTGGCATGGAAGACGAAACAGAAAACCGAGTCGAACCACCAGCGACCCCTCTAAATTATTCCACAATAGAACAAACAACTAACAGAATGTATAAAAGCAAAGCTCTTTCTTCCCTCCCAATAAAATAATTACGTTTtacccttcctcccctccattaATTCTCCGCCACcgccttcaacgccacaTTCAAAGGCACTatcttcaagctcctcgctctcctcaACCCGCCACCCTTGTGACTTCccgagctgctgcttctttgcGGCTCACCAGCtgactgttgttgttgctgttgctgtgagGGCACCACCGTCCTGGTGGGACTGGCGCTGTCTCTCCACTTTCTGAACACGGCTTTCAAGTCTCTTGGGATACCCTCCAACACGACGGTGGCAACAGGGACAAACGGTCTGTCCTCCATGCCGGCGGCAAGTATGGCGTATTCTTGAGCAAAGTCCAGCGCGATGTGGAAGGCGGCGTATTGTGACTGCGACTTGCCTCCGACGATGATGTAGATTTCGAAAAAGGCGTCGAGGACGTAGATCTTGGATGGCGACAGGTCTGTTTGGCTAAAGGGTGACAGTTCCTCGATCTGGAGCTATGTTAGCATGGTAATCCAGCGATTCAAACCAAAGCATAATCATACCTGTGTGCTGCTGGAGGCATCGGCATTGGCAACAAACAGCCTGTTGCTGTATCTTCCATAATTCGTCTTCAGCCTCCAGTGATCCGCCGAGATAGGCCgcgtgttggtggtggccccTGCCCCAAAGAGAGCCCAGAATCTCGGAGTCTCATAGCCCTCGTCGACCTCGGCCAGATCGCCCGACAACGCAAACTCCATGCCCACCAATCTCGCACaacccaactcctccatgTCACTGCCTTTGCCCTTCCAGAGAGTACACTTGCCTTCCTGGGTGATCAGGTAAGGAAAGCCAGAGCACAGACTCAGAGGCGAGAAATCAACCTCATCGAACGCAACCTGGCCGTGGTACCGCCTGCCACAGAGCATGTGCGGCGCAAGCGAGTCGTATTTGTTGCTTGATCCACGTCGAACAATGATAATGCCGCCGAGAGCCTGCAGAAATTCGGAGCTCTCCTTGCCCTGTGTTAATTTGATGAGCTTGCCGCCAAAGGAGCGAGCTTCCCTCGCCGCAAAGAGGTACGTATCCTCCACGACAGGCGAGGGAACCTCGTCGCCAGCCCAAAAGTAAATTTCATTCACGTTCCTCCCAGTGCTGTCAATGAAAGAGTGGGGGCAAATGTACATCTCACGCTCGAACAAGACCCGTTCGTGATGTGGCGGCACAGGTATCTTTTTGCCCTCTGGGGTCAGTTGGAAAAGCTGGGCCAGCTGAGTGCGAACGGGCGCGGTCGATACCGGCCGCTTTACGAGAATCTCGGCCGCGTCGGTAGTGTACTTTCGCCGAGGACGCTCTGAGCCAAAGAAATCGGTAAGCATAGACGAAACATCCGAAGCATGCTTCGTAGGAGACCGGAAAGAAGGGGATTGTACAAGAGGTGGGGGGGACGCGACCGTCCGAGGAGGCGTAGATGTGACCGCGGGAGGCTCGGGAAGAGGCCTAGCGCCCTTGGGGGGCACTCTAGGTGGTCTCTCGAATTCTTTGGTGTCTTTTCGAGGTGGCTTTGGGGCCACGTCCGACTGTGTCAAGCCCAAGCCGACTCCGTCACCAAGCACTGGGGGGGTGCTCTTGATGGGCGCTGATGGCTCGAGCTGGGGCCTTTCGCTCAACAACTGCTTTCCGGCCGAGGGACTAGCCAGGCCCGAGAAGCGGTCTTTGGACGGTGAGGACGACCGCAAAGCGAGAGGCTCGGGTTGCGGGCTTGCAACGGCGGTGAAGCTCTCTTTGGCAGGTGAAGCGGGTCGTGACTTCACAGGCTCGGGCAAGATAGTGGCCTGGTCTTGCTGATCCATAAACTTGGAGATCCTCTTCATATCGAGCTTCTTTGGGCTTGACGGTGCGGGTGTAGCGTCCTCCTCAGCGGCACCCAAGGCCTGATTCTTGGCCGCAAGGGCAACTACCTGGTCAAACACCTTGGTTGGAGAACGGGAGCGGGTTCTGACAGGAGTAGACACAGCTGCTGGTTCTTCGGCAGCTTGCTGACCCTTAGCAGCAAGGGCTGCAAGCGCTGCAGCCTGTTCATGaactttggtggtggatcgAGGGCGGTTTCTGATGGGAGCAGAGGCCGGTGgagcctcatcctcggcagGCTTTGATGCTTGTTGACTCAATGCCGCGAGTGCTGCCACCTGTTCATGCACCTTGGTCGGCGACCGGGCTCTGGTTTTAACAGAAGGAGATCCAACCAGAGAGATGGGTTGGCCGGTAGGCTCAGCTTCCACTTTCGAAGCCCGGCTGGAAGAATCAACGAGTGCAATGACCTCTGCAACAGACTTTCGCCTCTGCAGAATGAACGACTTACGCCGTTCCGCAACCGACTCACTGTCTGTCTTGGAGCCAGAAAACCTGTCCGG includes:
- the NUT2 gene encoding RNA polymerase II mediator complex subunit (COG:K; EggNog:ENOG503P6MC), which gives rise to MAPVTSDLPQVQDSVSTTLTLLFQTLTNISLYDSAGRPSAPVLASDLTALDDSLLKVSRLANALPPSAVPGIPLPLMEYVENGRNPDIYTREFVELVRRLNHLTRGKMHAFRDFRDVLAREMAAAMPEVKEDAMRVVEETGGKGPVLLGDEEGKTEGR
- the DRS1 gene encoding nucleolar DEAD-box protein required for synthesis of 60S ribosomal subunit (COG:A; EggNog:ENOG503NXAQ), with protein sequence MAPVQKKRKTVDDDFILTISDNEEIPNEEEDVEVAAAAARPKKKTKTVKKEKKGKKGKKQQRQEGEDEEEEEEKDDKEAVWDDGAMDSDFEFALEGVNDFGEEFDGAWGFDDAKKNMLKGGENKVMVDLDAIIERRRAKKEAKAGKKKEEEKEEEVEEEDEEIAEVDLDDDDDEVLAEDGFGMGVGSDVEEEEEEPKDGSDSEDEDEEKDGEADDDDDAASDNDSVATPINHPDDEKDSESEDDEEDAEEAAKRKEFFADEDDVKQEKGVHSSFLEMSLSRPILKGLNSVGFTKPTPIQSKTIPIALMGKDVVGGAVTGSGKTGAFLVPILERLLYRSKKVATTRVVILAPTRELAIQCHAVGVKLASHTDIKFCLAVGGLSLKVQEQELRLRPDVVIATPGRFIDHMRNSASFAVETVEILVLDEADRMLEDGFADELNEILTTLPKSRQTMLFSATMTSSVDRLIRAGLNKPVRIQVDSQKKTASNLRQEFVRLRPGREKKRMGYLVHICKTLYTERVIIFFRQKKIAHETRIIFGLLGMSCAELHGSMNQAQRIASVEAFRDGKVNFLLATDLASRGLDIKGVDTVINYEAPQNLEIYIHRIGRTARAGRSGVALTLAAEPDRKVVKAAVRAGKAQGAKITSRIIEASDADKWQDQIDEMEGEIKEIMQEEKEEKQLQQVEMQVKKGENMIKYEEEIASRPKRTWFETQDDKRAAKLAGREELNGIREQLKKKSQGKLSNKDKKKLDAKQEMKEGRTWKKGKEERAGKGAVLNLSKVKKPKTKGPAGKKSFKRR